In Nocardia sp. NBC_00403, one DNA window encodes the following:
- a CDS encoding TerD family protein — protein sequence MELSKGANAPVPTSLLAVVISWRSDHVVDAHALLLSDSGSVRTDRDLVFFNAPRHVSQAVTLDQEPAPGTARLSVSLPRTESDVQRIVIAGSVDEGTFGDIIGLTLTVHAADGPVTQFEVTDTDSVAAMMFGEFYRRDGQWRFRAIGQGWASGLAGLVTEFGVSVDDAAERTPARPQAARSANPFGRTHPPTTPRLVGAAGGNRSAATGPRSVAPLDRARAAERESRSIEHAQGARMPARADSFDDTGLPTSTDRSSDPSDGSRAAAPSRPVDLERHHGSVEQAPPPPPNPQRADWHSDPEDSARMRWWDGNEWTGATYPRRQLGPRDCARCANPLRRKLFGGLAPCQVCAVEIEEFLTHWHTQAWRVLTTSGPRGDDWAALWASLRYQRIDESAGREALRDAALSYVERLVTFAFTDGEVELAEFEAFEHAIAELALSGPLIEDLHRRMHRGRTLSRLRAGDLPMIRTPGLHLDPEEKVHLDLPAVHVRQLARGPKLTDGRLIGSNKKLRFVGADTGIELPWARVVSVRREQNTVVLAATSARGGATFEVADPDYVAAALEGALRVAKRLILTPGQRDTRSIPQEVKAEVWQRDGGKCVECGDGHYLEFDHIIPLSRGGATSASNLQILCRACNRTKGARI from the coding sequence ATGGAACTCAGCAAAGGCGCCAACGCACCGGTACCGACATCCCTTCTTGCCGTGGTTATTTCATGGCGGTCGGACCATGTCGTCGATGCGCATGCGCTGTTGCTGAGCGACTCGGGCTCGGTACGGACCGATCGCGATCTCGTGTTCTTCAACGCGCCACGGCATGTCTCGCAGGCGGTGACACTCGACCAGGAACCCGCGCCGGGCACGGCCCGGCTGAGCGTCTCGCTGCCGCGCACCGAATCCGACGTGCAGCGAATCGTCATCGCGGGCTCGGTCGACGAAGGCACCTTCGGCGACATCATCGGTTTGACGCTCACCGTCCACGCCGCCGACGGCCCGGTGACGCAGTTCGAGGTCACCGACACCGACTCGGTGGCCGCAATGATGTTCGGTGAGTTCTACCGCAGGGATGGTCAGTGGCGGTTCCGCGCCATCGGACAGGGGTGGGCGAGTGGGTTGGCGGGGCTCGTCACCGAATTCGGTGTCAGCGTCGACGATGCGGCCGAGCGGACCCCGGCACGCCCGCAAGCCGCCCGGTCCGCGAACCCGTTCGGCAGGACACACCCTCCGACGACACCCCGACTGGTGGGCGCCGCCGGCGGGAACCGGTCGGCGGCAACCGGTCCCCGATCGGTGGCCCCGCTCGACCGGGCTCGCGCGGCGGAGCGTGAGTCCCGATCCATCGAACACGCGCAGGGTGCCCGGATGCCCGCGCGCGCCGACTCGTTCGATGACACCGGACTACCCACAAGCACCGACCGGTCGAGCGACCCGTCGGACGGAAGTCGAGCAGCGGCGCCATCCCGGCCGGTCGACCTCGAGCGCCACCACGGATCGGTCGAACAAGCGCCACCGCCGCCCCCGAATCCACAACGTGCCGACTGGCATTCGGACCCGGAAGACTCCGCCCGGATGCGCTGGTGGGACGGGAACGAATGGACCGGGGCCACCTACCCCCGCCGGCAACTGGGTCCGCGCGACTGCGCTCGGTGCGCCAATCCGCTGCGCCGCAAGCTATTCGGCGGTCTCGCGCCGTGCCAGGTCTGTGCGGTCGAGATCGAGGAATTCCTCACCCACTGGCACACCCAGGCCTGGCGGGTGCTCACGACGTCGGGGCCACGTGGCGACGACTGGGCCGCATTGTGGGCGTCGCTGCGATATCAGCGCATCGACGAGAGCGCGGGTCGCGAGGCCCTGCGCGATGCCGCACTCAGCTACGTGGAGCGGCTGGTCACCTTTGCCTTCACCGACGGCGAGGTGGAGCTCGCCGAGTTCGAGGCGTTCGAGCATGCCATCGCGGAGCTGGCGCTGAGCGGGCCACTGATCGAAGACCTGCACAGGCGAATGCATCGCGGCCGCACGCTGTCTCGGCTGCGGGCGGGCGATCTGCCGATGATCCGAACTCCGGGACTGCACCTCGATCCGGAGGAGAAAGTGCACCTCGATCTGCCCGCGGTCCATGTCCGGCAGTTGGCACGTGGCCCGAAACTCACCGACGGCCGACTGATCGGCAGCAATAAGAAGCTCCGCTTCGTCGGGGCCGACACCGGCATCGAACTGCCGTGGGCGCGAGTCGTCTCCGTGCGCCGGGAACAGAACACGGTTGTGCTCGCCGCCACCTCGGCACGCGGCGGCGCGACCTTCGAAGTCGCCGACCCCGACTATGTCGCCGCGGCTTTGGAAGGCGCGCTGCGGGTGGCCAAAAGACTGATCCTGACCCCGGGCCAACGTGACACCCGCAGCATTCCGCAGGAGGTCAAAGCCGAAGTGTGGCAACGTGACGGCGGCAAATGCGTGGAATGCGGCGACGGCCACTACCTCGAGTTCGACCACATCATCCCGCTCAGCCGCGGCGGCGCGACGAGCGCGTCGAACCTCCAAATCCTGTGCCGCGCCTGCAATCGCACCAAGGGCGCCCGCATCTGA
- the pabB gene encoding aminodeoxychorismate synthase component I yields MHTLLIDNYDSFTYNLYQLISEVNGVEPTVVRNDEVDDLTRLDLARFDNIVISPGPGRPDVARDVGISAAVIRETELPLLGVCLGHQGIVVAAGGVVAGAPVARHGYLDHIEHDGSDLFAGLPLGFTAVRYHSLCAQRPLPDSLEITAVAADGVIMGVRHRSRPQWGVQFHPESIASEHGAALLRNFAELTTAQPVAPHVHRFVAGRSGTGRPSTIGQSGSITRVREQHASGAMGFVRAAERFTPAIERGTRLGYGEPVPPRQIEHSVIERAIDSEAAFLRLYADSPTAFWLDSEHVEPGLDRFSFLGDAGGPLAEVVRYRVGEGAVTVESSDGGRYRAPGTILDYLAAETRRRFVELPDLPFDFAGGYVGYLGYEVKAECGAEAAHRAPTPDAQWIFADRIVVVDHVGGRTHLLALTDPGPEALRASADWLRDTREILESLPTWANPPMLEVFSDTTAVAPLFTRGRDRYLADIAVCQDRLHAGESYEICLTDNATFAAAESDGLDFYRRLRRCNPAPYAAYLRFDDLEIACSSPERFLKVDRARTVESKPIKGTAPRGSTPAEDERLRRELADSPKTRAENLMIVDLLRNDLGRVCQIGSVHVPKLMATETYSTMHQLVSTVRGTLRPNIDAVDSLRACFPGGSMTGAPKKRTMEIIDELETEARGVYSGTIGFLGLAGTADLNIVIRTAVRHNGLWRIGAGGAIVLDSDPGDEYHETLLKAAATYRAAR; encoded by the coding sequence ATGCACACGTTGTTGATCGACAATTACGACTCGTTCACCTATAACCTGTATCAGCTGATCAGCGAAGTGAACGGCGTAGAACCGACGGTGGTGCGCAACGACGAGGTCGACGATCTCACACGGCTGGATCTCGCCCGTTTCGACAACATTGTCATCTCCCCAGGCCCCGGCCGACCCGACGTCGCCCGCGATGTCGGTATCTCGGCAGCAGTGATCCGCGAGACGGAGCTGCCCTTGCTCGGGGTGTGCCTCGGGCACCAAGGGATCGTGGTCGCGGCCGGCGGTGTGGTCGCGGGCGCACCCGTGGCCCGGCACGGCTATCTCGACCACATCGAACACGACGGCAGCGATCTGTTCGCCGGACTCCCCCTCGGCTTCACCGCCGTGCGCTACCACTCGCTGTGCGCCCAACGTCCGCTTCCCGACAGCCTGGAAATCACGGCGGTCGCCGCCGACGGGGTGATCATGGGCGTCCGTCACCGCAGTAGACCGCAATGGGGCGTGCAGTTCCATCCCGAATCGATAGCCAGCGAGCACGGTGCGGCGCTACTGCGCAACTTCGCCGAACTCACCACGGCCCAGCCGGTGGCACCGCATGTGCATCGGTTCGTGGCAGGCAGATCGGGGACCGGGCGGCCCTCGACCATCGGACAGTCCGGATCCATCACCAGGGTGCGCGAGCAACACGCCTCCGGCGCAATGGGATTCGTCCGAGCAGCCGAGCGGTTCACGCCCGCGATCGAGCGAGGAACCCGGCTCGGCTACGGCGAACCCGTACCTCCCCGGCAGATCGAACACAGCGTCATCGAACGAGCCATCGATTCCGAGGCCGCTTTCCTTCGGCTGTATGCCGACTCGCCGACCGCATTCTGGCTCGACAGCGAGCACGTCGAACCCGGCCTGGACCGGTTCTCCTTCCTCGGCGATGCGGGCGGCCCGCTCGCCGAGGTAGTTCGCTATCGGGTCGGAGAGGGCGCGGTCACCGTCGAGTCCTCCGATGGAGGCCGATACCGCGCCCCCGGCACGATCCTCGATTATCTCGCCGCCGAGACCCGCCGGAGATTTGTCGAACTGCCCGATCTGCCTTTCGATTTCGCAGGCGGCTATGTCGGTTACCTCGGTTACGAAGTGAAGGCCGAATGCGGAGCCGAGGCGGCACACCGTGCGCCGACGCCGGACGCGCAGTGGATCTTCGCCGATCGGATCGTCGTCGTCGACCATGTGGGTGGGCGCACCCATTTGCTCGCGCTCACCGATCCCGGGCCGGAGGCGCTGCGCGCGAGCGCGGACTGGCTGCGTGATACTCGTGAGATCCTGGAATCCCTTCCCACATGGGCAAATCCACCGATGCTCGAGGTGTTCTCCGACACCACCGCCGTGGCGCCGCTGTTCACCAGGGGCCGCGATCGCTACCTGGCGGACATCGCCGTCTGCCAGGACCGATTGCACGCAGGCGAGTCCTACGAAATCTGCCTCACCGACAACGCGACCTTCGCCGCCGCCGAATCCGACGGCCTCGACTTCTACCGCCGCCTGCGCCGCTGCAATCCCGCGCCCTATGCCGCATACCTGCGCTTCGACGACCTCGAAATCGCATGCTCCTCACCGGAACGCTTCCTCAAGGTCGATCGGGCACGCACCGTGGAGAGCAAGCCGATCAAAGGCACCGCGCCCCGGGGCAGCACTCCCGCCGAGGACGAGCGGCTACGCCGCGAGCTGGCCGACAGCCCGAAGACCCGCGCCGAGAACCTGATGATCGTCGACCTGCTGCGCAACGACCTCGGACGGGTGTGCCAGATCGGCAGCGTGCACGTCCCGAAGCTGATGGCCACCGAGACGTATTCGACCATGCACCAACTGGTCTCGACCGTCCGCGGCACGCTGCGCCCGAACATCGATGCCGTCGACAGCTTGCGCGCGTGTTTCCCCGGCGGCTCGATGACCGGCGCTCCCAAGAAGCGCACCATGGAAATCATCGACGAACTGGAAACCGAAGCGCGCGGCGTCTACTCGGGCACCATCGGCTTCCTCGGTCTGGCAGGCACCGCCGACCTCAATATCGTCATTCGCACCGCCGTCCGCCACAACGGTCTGTGGCGCATCGGCGCGGGCGGCGCCATCGTCCTCGACTCCGACCCCGGGGACGAGTACCACGAAACGCTCCTGAAGGCGGCCGCCACCTACCGGGCCGCGCGATAG
- a CDS encoding phosphotransferase family protein, whose protein sequence is MSDMSVAQPVDVDRDVVDFTVVGKWMDEQGLPGGEFEGVTPLGGGTQNIMLRFARGGRDYVLRRGPKHLRAKSNEVIRREARLLGALDGADVRAPRVIAACPDETVLGAVFYLMEPITGFNPQNELPELHAGDPEIRRQMGLSAVEAIARLGALDYQALGLADYGKPDGFLERQVPRWLGELESYSSNEGYPGPEIPGVRQVGEWLDRNRPEQWTPGILHGDCHLANMMFSFDGPEVAAMVDWEMSTIGDPLLDLGWQIATRPVPGTAGAALVGKLGAVGGLPTPEEMIAHYGKFSDRDLSVVPWYTVLACFKLGIVLEGTHARAFAGKAPKQVGDFLHAITLELFGRAHGLME, encoded by the coding sequence ATGTCGGACATGTCTGTTGCGCAGCCGGTCGACGTCGATCGTGACGTTGTCGACTTCACCGTGGTCGGGAAGTGGATGGATGAGCAGGGTCTTCCTGGTGGTGAGTTCGAGGGGGTGACTCCCCTCGGCGGCGGGACGCAGAACATCATGCTGCGCTTCGCCAGGGGTGGCCGGGACTACGTATTGCGCCGCGGCCCCAAGCATCTGCGTGCCAAGAGCAATGAGGTGATCCGGCGCGAGGCGAGGCTGCTGGGGGCGCTCGACGGCGCCGATGTGCGCGCGCCGCGAGTGATCGCCGCCTGCCCCGACGAAACGGTCCTCGGCGCGGTCTTCTATCTGATGGAGCCGATCACCGGATTCAACCCGCAGAACGAGCTGCCCGAGTTGCACGCGGGAGATCCGGAGATTCGGCGGCAGATGGGTCTGTCGGCGGTCGAAGCCATCGCGCGGCTCGGGGCGCTCGACTATCAGGCGCTCGGACTCGCCGACTACGGCAAACCCGACGGCTTCCTGGAACGGCAGGTGCCGCGCTGGCTCGGTGAACTCGAGTCCTATTCGTCCAACGAGGGTTACCCCGGACCGGAGATCCCGGGTGTGCGGCAGGTCGGCGAGTGGCTCGATCGCAATCGGCCCGAGCAGTGGACTCCCGGCATCCTGCACGGCGACTGCCACCTGGCGAACATGATGTTCTCCTTCGACGGCCCCGAGGTGGCGGCGATGGTGGACTGGGAGATGTCCACCATCGGCGATCCGCTGCTGGACCTCGGCTGGCAGATCGCGACCCGTCCGGTGCCGGGCACCGCGGGTGCGGCGCTCGTCGGCAAGCTCGGCGCGGTCGGCGGGCTGCCGACCCCGGAGGAGATGATCGCGCACTACGGCAAGTTCTCCGACCGCGATCTCAGCGTGGTTCCGTGGTACACGGTGCTGGCCTGTTTCAAGCTCGGCATCGTGCTGGAAGGCACCCATGCCCGCGCTTTCGCGGGCAAGGCGCCCAAGCAGGTCGGCGACTTCCTACACGCCATCACCCTCGAGCTCTTCGGGCGTGCGCACGGCTTGATGGAGTAG
- a CDS encoding DinB family protein, whose protein sequence is MPIVPDVKNWTWVLGRSCPECGFDAAATPYEAVPGLAREYACRLTARLALPDAVTRPDGGTWSALEYAAHVRDVCRIFAYRTAVAARVDAVDPGVPAFDAQGLDAAETADGVPVFSNWDQDETAIADRYGEQDPAIVAAELAEAADRVARALESVPASDRGFQVRRSDGSTFTVETLAGYFLHDVIHHVHDVRG, encoded by the coding sequence ATGCCAATCGTGCCTGACGTGAAGAACTGGACCTGGGTCCTCGGGCGGTCCTGTCCGGAATGTGGATTCGACGCGGCCGCGACGCCGTACGAGGCGGTCCCCGGGCTGGCGCGGGAGTATGCCTGTCGGTTGACGGCGAGGTTGGCGCTGCCGGACGCGGTCACCCGCCCGGACGGGGGAACGTGGTCGGCGCTGGAGTACGCCGCCCATGTGCGCGACGTGTGCCGAATCTTCGCTTATCGGACCGCAGTCGCGGCCCGTGTCGATGCGGTCGACCCTGGGGTGCCCGCCTTCGATGCGCAGGGGCTCGATGCCGCGGAGACTGCCGACGGGGTGCCGGTGTTCTCGAACTGGGACCAGGACGAAACGGCGATCGCCGACCGGTATGGCGAGCAGGACCCGGCCATCGTGGCCGCCGAGCTGGCGGAAGCCGCCGACAGGGTGGCGCGCGCGCTCGAATCGGTGCCTGCCTCCGACCGCGGATTCCAGGTGCGGCGCAGCGATGGCTCGACCTTCACCGTGGAGACTCTCGCGGGCTATTTCTTGCATGACGTGATTCACCATGTTCACGACGTGCGCGGCTGA
- a CDS encoding NDMA-dependent alcohol dehydrogenase: MKTKGAILWGIDQPWSVEEIEVGDPVAGEVQIRMETAGMCHSDHHIVTGATPMPAYPVMGGHEGAGVITKLGPNCPADLQVGDHVILSFIPACGRCPACVSGNMALCDLGAGLLMGQAISDGTYRIQARGENVIPMCLLGTFAPYMTVHHTSVVKIDPTIPFEVACLVGCGVPTGFGSSTHVAEVKPGETVVIAGIGGVGMSALQGAVLSGASKVVAIDPNPWKREQAQKFGATHTYESMAAAIMPLIEATEGRMAQKVILTMGEMHGDYVEEGLILTAKAGTLVITSMGRMDAGDVKMNTFLLSMLQKTVKGCIFGGGNARQDAPHLLSLYKAGQLNLDDMVTRSYSLEEINQGYQDMLDGKNIRGIIKYTEADW; the protein is encoded by the coding sequence ATGAAGACGAAAGGCGCGATCCTGTGGGGGATCGACCAGCCGTGGTCGGTGGAGGAGATCGAGGTCGGTGACCCGGTCGCCGGCGAGGTCCAGATCCGGATGGAAACCGCCGGAATGTGCCACTCGGACCACCACATCGTGACCGGTGCGACCCCGATGCCCGCCTACCCCGTGATGGGCGGCCACGAAGGCGCGGGCGTGATCACCAAGCTCGGGCCCAACTGTCCCGCCGACCTGCAGGTCGGCGACCACGTGATCCTGTCGTTCATCCCGGCCTGTGGCCGCTGTCCGGCGTGCGTGAGCGGCAATATGGCGCTGTGCGACCTGGGCGCCGGGCTGCTGATGGGTCAGGCGATCAGCGACGGCACCTATCGAATCCAGGCGCGCGGTGAGAATGTCATCCCGATGTGCCTGCTCGGCACCTTCGCGCCGTACATGACGGTGCACCACACCTCGGTGGTGAAGATCGACCCGACGATCCCGTTCGAGGTCGCCTGCCTCGTCGGCTGTGGCGTGCCGACCGGCTTCGGGTCCTCCACCCATGTCGCCGAGGTCAAGCCGGGCGAGACCGTGGTGATCGCCGGCATCGGCGGTGTCGGCATGAGCGCCCTGCAGGGCGCGGTGCTCTCCGGCGCCTCCAAAGTCGTTGCGATCGACCCGAACCCGTGGAAGCGCGAGCAGGCGCAGAAGTTCGGCGCCACGCACACCTACGAGAGCATGGCCGCCGCGATCATGCCGCTGATCGAGGCCACCGAGGGCCGGATGGCGCAGAAGGTCATCCTCACCATGGGGGAAATGCACGGCGACTACGTCGAAGAGGGCCTGATCCTGACGGCCAAGGCCGGCACTCTGGTGATCACCTCGATGGGCCGGATGGACGCCGGCGATGTCAAGATGAACACCTTCCTGCTGTCCATGCTGCAGAAGACGGTGAAGGGCTGCATCTTCGGTGGCGGCAACGCCCGCCAGGACGCACCGCACCTGCTGTCGCTGTACAAGGCGGGCCAACTCAACCTGGACGACATGGTGACCCGCAGCTACTCCCTGGAGGAGATCAACCAGGGCTACCAGGACATGCTGGACGGCAAGAACATTCGCGGAATCATCAAGTACACCGAGGCCGACTGGTAA
- a CDS encoding iron chaperone, translated as MATKPANIDAYIASFPADVATVLEEIRRTIAGVLPDATEAIAYDIPTFELNGHNVVHFAGWKQHVSLYPIPDGDAAFEREVEPYRAGKGTVKFPLGKPIPYDLVARIATMLAER; from the coding sequence GTGGCAACGAAACCAGCGAATATCGACGCCTACATCGCCTCGTTCCCAGCGGATGTGGCAACGGTCCTCGAGGAAATCCGGCGCACCATCGCCGGCGTGCTACCGGACGCGACCGAGGCGATCGCCTACGACATCCCGACCTTCGAGCTGAACGGTCACAACGTCGTTCATTTCGCGGGCTGGAAACAGCACGTCAGCCTGTACCCGATCCCGGATGGCGATGCCGCGTTCGAACGCGAGGTCGAGCCGTACCGGGCCGGCAAGGGTACGGTGAAATTCCCGCTCGGCAAGCCGATTCCGTACGACCTCGTCGCACGAATCGCCACCATGCTTGCCGAGCGGTGA
- a CDS encoding serine hydrolase domain-containing protein, translating into MSAQPTIHGEVESGFGPVADAFRRNFSQHGEIGAAVAVYAGDRPVVDLWAGHRDRRRRLPWERDTIVPVFSSTKGMAGFVIAALVSRGLLDYEERVATYWPEFAVNGKDAVTVRQLIDHQAGLSGLDTVVRLPQLADLDGLATILAAQKPAWRPGTRHGYHAITLGLYQGELVRRVDPARRSLGRFFAEEIAKPLGLDFFIGLPAEQSMDRIATLAATEGRDILRYERDIPMRIGAELFAKRGFSYAALNNPRVGAPARAARREFLEVEMPGSNGVGNARSLAMAYGAAAGRTGALPIDNDVLDRLAAADTADDVPAEDLVLHTKSRYHLGFRKSRGSFSFGSDKRAYGTTGLGGSFGFADPATSLGFGYSMNRLGLAVLDDVRSRNLRAALLRCYP; encoded by the coding sequence ATGAGCGCACAGCCCACTATCCACGGCGAGGTGGAGTCCGGTTTCGGACCCGTCGCCGACGCCTTTCGCCGCAACTTCTCCCAGCACGGCGAAATCGGCGCCGCGGTCGCCGTCTACGCGGGTGATCGCCCGGTCGTCGATCTGTGGGCGGGCCATCGCGACCGGCGCCGGAGGCTGCCGTGGGAGCGGGACACTATCGTCCCGGTGTTCTCCTCGACGAAGGGCATGGCCGGATTCGTGATCGCCGCGTTGGTGTCGCGCGGCCTGCTCGACTACGAGGAGCGGGTCGCGACGTACTGGCCGGAGTTCGCCGTCAACGGCAAGGACGCTGTCACCGTCCGGCAACTGATCGACCATCAGGCGGGCCTGTCCGGTTTGGACACCGTGGTCCGCCTCCCCCAGCTCGCCGACCTCGATGGGCTGGCCACCATCCTCGCCGCGCAGAAACCTGCATGGCGTCCCGGCACCCGGCACGGCTATCACGCCATCACCCTCGGCCTCTATCAAGGCGAACTGGTGCGCCGCGTTGATCCCGCACGTCGCTCGCTGGGTCGGTTCTTCGCCGAGGAGATCGCAAAACCGCTCGGACTCGACTTCTTCATCGGCCTGCCCGCCGAACAGAGCATGGATCGCATCGCGACCCTCGCCGCCACCGAGGGCAGGGACATCCTGCGCTACGAGCGCGACATCCCCATGCGGATCGGCGCCGAATTATTCGCCAAGCGCGGGTTTTCCTATGCGGCGCTGAACAATCCGCGGGTGGGCGCGCCGGCAAGGGCGGCTCGGCGCGAGTTCCTCGAGGTCGAGATGCCCGGCTCCAACGGTGTCGGTAACGCCAGGTCACTGGCCATGGCGTACGGCGCTGCCGCGGGCCGCACCGGAGCACTGCCGATCGACAACGACGTGCTCGACCGCCTCGCCGCCGCGGACACGGCCGATGATGTGCCCGCCGAGGATCTGGTGCTGCACACCAAGAGTCGCTACCACCTCGGTTTCCGTAAGTCGCGCGGCTCGTTCAGCTTCGGCTCCGACAAGCGGGCCTACGGCACAACGGGCCTCGGCGGCTCGTTCGGATTCGCTGATCCGGCAACCAGTCTCGGCTTCGGCTACTCGATGAACCGCCTCGGTCTCGCGGTACTCGACGATGTCCGCAGCCGCAATCTGCGCGCGGCGCTGCTGCGCTGTTATCCCTGA
- a CDS encoding serine hydrolase domain-containing protein, with translation MRSLEQIRDWPVRHAGAGVVTSVGATTAGDVERVFPLASVTKPLVAYAVLVAVEEGALELDQPAGPPGSTVRHLLAHTSGFAFDTTDVLAAPGTRRIYSSVGFEVLAAFVAEQTGIGFPEYLHDAVFEPLGMTASVLTGPAGHAGRSTVADLTRFAAELLNPQLISAQTHAEATSVQFPGLNGVLPGYGSQRPNDWGLGFEIRDGKSPHWTGGGNSPGTYGHFGQSGTFLWVDPKIGVASIALTDENFGDWAREVWPVFSDAVIAESTFARNEAPE, from the coding sequence GTGCGTTCACTCGAGCAGATCAGGGACTGGCCGGTTCGGCATGCGGGGGCAGGCGTCGTCACCAGCGTGGGCGCGACGACCGCGGGCGACGTCGAGCGAGTATTTCCGCTCGCATCGGTGACCAAACCGTTGGTCGCCTATGCGGTGCTCGTCGCGGTGGAGGAAGGCGCGCTCGAGCTCGACCAGCCCGCGGGCCCACCGGGATCGACGGTGCGACATCTGCTGGCGCACACCTCCGGTTTCGCCTTCGATACAACCGATGTGCTGGCCGCGCCGGGGACTAGGCGGATCTACTCGAGTGTCGGCTTCGAGGTGCTTGCCGCGTTCGTCGCCGAGCAGACCGGGATCGGGTTCCCCGAATATCTGCACGACGCGGTCTTCGAACCGCTCGGCATGACCGCCTCGGTGCTGACCGGCCCCGCCGGACACGCGGGCCGCTCCACTGTCGCCGACCTGACGCGCTTCGCCGCGGAGTTGCTGAATCCGCAGTTGATCTCCGCGCAGACCCACGCCGAAGCGACGTCGGTCCAATTTCCGGGACTCAACGGTGTGCTGCCCGGTTACGGCTCGCAGCGGCCGAACGACTGGGGGCTCGGTTTCGAGATCCGTGACGGCAAATCGCCGCATTGGACCGGTGGCGGTAATTCGCCTGGTACCTATGGCCATTTCGGGCAGTCCGGCACATTTCTGTGGGTCGATCCGAAAATAGGGGTGGCGAGTATCGCGTTGACCGACGAGAATTTCGGCGACTGGGCGCGGGAGGTTTGGCCGGTCTTCTCCGATGCGGTGATCGCGGAGTCGACGTTTGCGCGAAATGAGGCACCTGAGTAA
- a CDS encoding DUF3145 domain-containing protein, with product MRASSQFADATAGVVYIHSSPAALCPHIEWALTSALAAPAKLRWTAQPADGQLRATSDWVGPVGTAARIAQSLRSWPVLRFEVTEDPSDGVDGERYSFVPNLGLWHGSTSANGDVTLGEMRLRALLQASRELGKYAGYDLAAEIDRALGTAWDEDLEIYRYGIESGAEVTWLRRDVG from the coding sequence GTGCGCGCATCGAGTCAGTTCGCGGACGCGACGGCGGGTGTGGTCTACATCCACTCGTCGCCTGCCGCGCTGTGCCCACACATCGAGTGGGCACTCACCTCGGCCCTGGCCGCTCCCGCGAAACTGCGCTGGACCGCGCAGCCCGCCGACGGCCAATTGCGCGCAACCAGTGACTGGGTCGGGCCGGTAGGCACCGCGGCCCGGATAGCCCAATCCTTGCGGTCCTGGCCGGTGCTGCGCTTCGAGGTCACCGAAGACCCCAGCGACGGCGTCGACGGCGAGCGCTACAGCTTCGTGCCCAACCTCGGCCTCTGGCACGGTTCCACGAGCGCCAACGGCGATGTCACCCTCGGTGAGATGCGCCTGCGCGCCCTCCTGCAAGCCTCCCGCGAACTCGGCAAGTACGCAGGCTACGACCTCGCCGCCGAAATCGACCGAGCCCTGGGCACCGCATGGGATGAGGACCTGGAGATTTACCGTTATGGCATCGAATCCGGCGCCGAAGTCACCTGGCTCCGCCGGGACGTGGGGTAG
- a CDS encoding glycoside hydrolase: MTSGRVCRRSVLALAAVLPLAALSVGRAAGGATSVRYTMSAFTNSSETDLYVYESTDATAFQLLRGSAYRPPNGVMRDPSIFRNVDGDYYLAYTASGDGQKIGFARSSDRVTWTHLFDFTVPMLGVEACWAPEWFVDVDGRISIIVSLTNGRRFTPYLMTATDVSMRSWSVLTPMAGLAPPNPFDTAAIGYIDTTVVAHGGKYFAFTKNETTKYIELAVALNAAGPYVFVATGNWAGWGTPREGQSLIQLPTGGWRIYFDAYTEDKYFYSDSHDGFRTWTAPRELPGLSGTIRHVTVFPENLPASET, from the coding sequence ATGACGTCGGGAAGGGTCTGTCGGAGGTCGGTGCTGGCGCTGGCGGCCGTTCTGCCGTTGGCTGCGCTGTCGGTGGGACGCGCCGCGGGAGGCGCGACTTCGGTGCGGTACACGATGTCCGCATTCACCAACAGCAGCGAAACCGATTTGTATGTCTACGAATCCACCGATGCGACCGCATTCCAATTGCTGCGCGGCTCGGCCTATCGGCCGCCGAACGGAGTAATGCGTGACCCGAGCATCTTCCGGAATGTCGACGGCGACTACTATCTCGCCTACACCGCGTCCGGGGACGGTCAGAAAATCGGATTCGCGCGGAGCAGCGATCGAGTCACCTGGACACACCTCTTCGACTTCACGGTCCCGATGCTCGGTGTGGAGGCATGCTGGGCACCCGAGTGGTTCGTCGATGTCGACGGCCGCATCAGCATCATCGTGTCGCTGACCAACGGGCGCCGTTTCACGCCGTACCTGATGACGGCCACCGATGTGTCGATGCGGTCGTGGAGTGTGCTGACACCGATGGCAGGGCTGGCACCACCCAACCCGTTCGATACCGCCGCGATCGGCTACATCGACACCACCGTGGTCGCACACGGCGGCAAGTACTTCGCGTTCACCAAGAACGAGACCACCAAGTACATCGAGCTCGCCGTCGCCCTTAATGCGGCCGGCCCGTATGTCTTTGTCGCGACGGGCAATTGGGCAGGCTGGGGCACCCCACGCGAAGGCCAGTCGCTCATCCAGCTGCCCACCGGCGGCTGGCGTATCTATTTCGACGCCTACACCGAAGACAAATACTTCTACAGCGACAGCCACGATGGTTTCCGCACCTGGACCGCGCCCCGCGAACTCCCCGGCCTCTCCGGAACCATCCGCCACGTCACCGTCTTCCCGGAGAACCTGCCGGCATCCGAAACCTGA